In the genome of Saprospira sp. CCB-QB6, one region contains:
- a CDS encoding SIMPL domain-containing protein (The SIMPL domain is named for its presence in mouse protein SIMPL (signalling molecule that associates with mouse pelle-like kinase). Bacterial member BP26, from Brucella, was shown to assemble into a channel-like structure, while YggE from E. coli has been associated with resistance to oxidative stress.), producing MRYSFLLLLACFFLGQGVAFGQARGNARRSKGNYNYKAKVNSNYQAPLLQPEGELPQANFFGQDEVLLEVRALSNQTADSYLAIFNIRQLGKTAEEADRLLQERYRNFKLKLQALGIPNADIHLDMLSFVPVYELEEEKRLFSPKTYNEIPKGFEMQQNVHVSYRNAEQLGAIVSAAAQVEIYDLAKVEYFVENTAAVYEELRKEALAYLMREMIELEQIGLELDMASRRMAEAEGAVYPAERYASYQAFSSPSLDGKSRVNLQDKAQTEYYAPMPYNDFEIILNPQIKDPAVQFMYHLQFAFKLKKPAPEVKIEREKEFIWITPQGDMRLLKVEKAKEKRPQAPRPQPNTTVIPETN from the coding sequence ATGCGTTATTCATTCCTTTTACTTTTGGCCTGTTTCTTTTTGGGCCAGGGGGTAGCCTTTGGTCAAGCAAGGGGCAATGCTCGTCGCTCCAAAGGCAATTATAACTATAAGGCCAAGGTAAATTCCAACTATCAGGCACCGCTCTTGCAGCCAGAGGGGGAGCTCCCTCAGGCTAACTTCTTTGGACAAGATGAGGTGCTTTTAGAAGTTCGGGCGCTCTCTAACCAAACCGCCGATAGCTATTTAGCAATCTTTAATATTCGGCAGTTGGGCAAAACGGCAGAGGAGGCCGACCGTCTGCTCCAAGAGCGATACCGCAACTTCAAGTTAAAGTTGCAGGCTTTGGGCATACCAAATGCAGATATACATTTAGATATGCTTTCTTTTGTCCCTGTTTATGAATTGGAGGAAGAAAAGCGACTATTTAGCCCCAAAACCTATAATGAGATCCCTAAAGGCTTTGAGATGCAGCAAAATGTGCATGTCTCTTACCGAAATGCAGAGCAATTAGGGGCCATTGTATCGGCTGCGGCCCAGGTAGAAATCTATGATTTGGCCAAGGTGGAATACTTTGTAGAGAATACTGCCGCCGTTTATGAGGAACTTCGCAAAGAAGCCCTCGCTTATTTGATGCGCGAAATGATTGAGCTAGAGCAAATAGGTTTGGAGCTAGATATGGCTAGTCGCCGTATGGCCGAGGCCGAAGGGGCTGTTTATCCCGCCGAGCGCTATGCTAGTTATCAGGCATTTTCTAGTCCTTCTTTGGATGGAAAAAGCCGGGTAAACCTTCAGGATAAGGCCCAGACGGAGTACTATGCGCCTATGCCTTACAATGATTTTGAGATTATCTTGAACCCACAGATTAAAGATCCTGCGGTGCAGTTTATGTACCATCTCCAATTTGCATTCAAGCTGAAAAAACCAGCCCCAGAAGTCAAAATTGAAAGAGAAAAAGAGTTTATTTGGATTACGCCTCAGGGCGATATGCGTCTGCTAAAAGTAGAAAAGGCTAAGGAGAAACGGCCCCAAGCACCTCGCCCTCAGCCCAATACCACCGTTATTCCCGAAACCAATTAA
- a CDS encoding glycine--tRNA ligase yields MSTVKKFGLQEIVAHCKEYGFVYPSSDIYGGLNAVYDYGPYGSQLRQNIKDYWWRAMVQAHENIVGLDASIFMHPQTWVASGHVDAFNDPMIDNKDSKKRYRADHLIEEVYAGKLEGKIDKEIRKAAKRFGDAFDEQEFRATNPRVLKYQGQIDSAIERMNAFLNAEDLTGFKGLIEELEIKCPVSGTGNWTEIRQFNLMFSTQGGGSLGDNNLYLRPETAQGIFVNFNNVLNSSRQKLPFGIAQIGKAFRNEIVARQFVFRMREFEQMEMQYFVRPGEELAAYEYWKEKRLRWHQAIIGGENAHRFHKHEKLAHYANAAADIEFEYAFGFRELEGIHSRTDFDLKAHQELSGKKLQYFDPELKESYVPYVVETSVGCDRMFLAVLSDALQEDIVPDADGKESSRTVMKLHPALAPVKCAILPLLKNKEALTSKAREVFDRLKYSFQCQYDEKDAIGRRYRRQDAIGTPYCVTIDFDTLEDNTVTIRDRDTLEQKRVSIDEVERIISEKVDVAQLLRQL; encoded by the coding sequence ATGAGTACTGTAAAGAAATTTGGCCTACAGGAAATTGTGGCCCACTGTAAAGAATATGGATTTGTCTACCCCTCTTCAGACATTTATGGAGGACTCAATGCCGTCTATGATTACGGCCCCTACGGTAGCCAACTCCGCCAAAATATTAAGGATTATTGGTGGCGCGCTATGGTGCAAGCTCATGAAAATATTGTGGGCCTAGATGCTTCTATCTTTATGCACCCGCAAACTTGGGTGGCTTCTGGCCATGTGGATGCCTTTAACGATCCGATGATCGATAATAAGGATTCTAAAAAACGCTACCGTGCCGACCACCTGATTGAGGAGGTTTATGCCGGTAAATTAGAAGGTAAAATTGATAAGGAAATTCGCAAAGCAGCTAAGCGCTTTGGCGATGCCTTTGATGAGCAGGAGTTCCGAGCGACCAACCCCAGAGTCCTAAAATATCAGGGCCAAATTGATTCGGCCATTGAGCGCATGAATGCTTTCCTCAATGCTGAAGATCTAACTGGCTTTAAAGGCCTGATCGAGGAGCTAGAGATCAAATGCCCCGTAAGTGGAACGGGCAACTGGACCGAGATTCGTCAGTTTAATTTGATGTTCTCTACTCAAGGGGGAGGCTCTTTGGGCGACAACAATTTGTATCTTCGTCCCGAAACCGCTCAAGGTATTTTTGTCAATTTCAATAATGTGCTCAATAGCTCTCGCCAAAAGTTGCCCTTTGGTATTGCACAGATTGGTAAGGCCTTTCGCAACGAGATTGTGGCCCGACAGTTTGTCTTCCGCATGAGAGAGTTTGAACAAATGGAGATGCAGTATTTTGTGCGCCCTGGCGAGGAGCTAGCCGCCTATGAGTACTGGAAAGAGAAGCGCCTTCGCTGGCACCAAGCCATTATTGGCGGAGAAAATGCGCACCGTTTCCACAAACACGAAAAATTGGCGCATTATGCCAATGCCGCTGCCGATATTGAGTTTGAATATGCCTTTGGCTTCCGCGAGCTAGAGGGCATCCACTCTCGCACCGACTTTGATCTCAAGGCCCATCAAGAGCTCTCTGGCAAGAAGTTGCAATATTTTGATCCCGAACTCAAGGAAAGCTATGTGCCTTATGTGGTCGAGACTTCTGTGGGCTGCGATCGGATGTTCTTGGCGGTCCTCAGCGATGCCCTCCAAGAGGATATTGTACCCGATGCCGATGGCAAGGAATCTAGCCGCACGGTCATGAAGCTTCACCCCGCTTTGGCCCCCGTCAAATGTGCGATTTTGCCTTTGCTCAAGAACAAAGAGGCCCTAACTAGCAAGGCCAGAGAGGTCTTTGATCGCCTAAAATATAGCTTCCAATGCCAATATGATGAGAAGGATGCCATTGGTCGCCGCTACCGCCGCCAAGATGCTATCGGTACGCCTTATTGCGTGACCATCGACTTTGATACTTTGGAGGACAATACGGTAACTATTCGCGACCGCGACACCCTAGAGCAGAAACGAGTATCTATTGATGAGGTGGAACGCATCATCAGCGAGAAAGTAGATGTAGCGCAGTTGCTTCGCCAGTTGTAG
- a CDS encoding WD40 repeat domain-containing protein gives MRSIFFFIFFHFFFCSLAQKQAFVSEYYIYSGLPPADSLPKMKFLHSWGDSRWSAPFAPTGGDIRFAAHDSIILIAGGSYLTAWDRFAGELIWERGFSHRKNYSNLSRSLRILKDQPLGMVSNDGNGAYVFNYYTGELIDSLPFSSDYPEARISPDGKWLAIYGGQYQLSKIKNLKTGEVRELPGTLAAIEFHPQKEEAVVSIIPSQRLDVQLAKLELNSLQLDPIRTDFSYSKTQRIAFSQDGELLALSFFEGRLEIWDYLDQAKLIDTIIDRSWIEGLEFSPNDQELLIVGSVHILLWKRKNQKLNPIPLPKDCRCNGWEDGSWDQEGKGFLLACRQWTHPVYLNKKGVGGQLKGPQTFTFPPDILSFSPDGKYLAVGSHYGPNVRILKTKQPNWRLDLPPNDSILSYYQVRFSPDGNYLLALPSSYQHKAGVQPLYSFPKLERQPQRLEKHYLDACFTPDSRAILGIHYRKNNVFDYVLERCPIHNYRGATAAEWEQLLKKEGQPFIPLLWQSHSINLAHWLNGRVSKLLPAPAVRGYDNKSALMSEHCFGGFTAKQNYYAGIGQNGHLYLYDGQTGQPKAVVPFQGRAVSHTAISPDGRYIAVISWEGLISLYEVPKQLRN, from the coding sequence ATGCGCAGCATTTTTTTTTTCATTTTTTTTCATTTTTTTTTCTGCAGCCTTGCCCAAAAGCAGGCATTTGTCTCTGAATATTACATTTATAGTGGTTTGCCCCCTGCAGACAGCCTCCCCAAAATGAAGTTTTTACATAGCTGGGGCGACAGTCGCTGGAGCGCCCCTTTTGCCCCTACGGGAGGTGATATTCGCTTTGCCGCTCATGATTCTATTATCCTGATTGCAGGAGGTAGTTATCTAACAGCTTGGGATAGGTTTGCTGGCGAGCTTATTTGGGAGAGAGGTTTTTCTCACCGAAAAAATTACAGCAACCTGAGCCGAAGCCTGCGTATTCTAAAGGATCAACCGCTGGGAATGGTCAGCAATGACGGGAATGGGGCTTATGTCTTTAATTATTATACTGGCGAGCTAATCGATAGTCTGCCCTTTTCTTCTGACTATCCAGAGGCCCGGATTAGCCCCGATGGCAAATGGTTAGCTATTTATGGCGGCCAATACCAGCTCTCTAAAATTAAAAACCTAAAAACTGGCGAAGTTCGAGAGCTGCCAGGCACCCTCGCCGCCATTGAGTTTCATCCCCAAAAAGAGGAGGCGGTAGTGAGTATTATTCCTAGCCAAAGATTAGATGTCCAACTGGCCAAATTGGAGCTCAACAGCCTGCAATTAGACCCTATCAGAACAGATTTTAGTTATTCAAAAACACAACGAATCGCATTTTCTCAAGATGGCGAACTCCTGGCCCTCAGCTTTTTTGAAGGCCGCCTAGAAATTTGGGATTATCTGGACCAAGCCAAGCTCATAGACACGATTATCGATAGAAGCTGGATTGAAGGCCTAGAGTTTTCCCCCAACGACCAAGAACTCTTAATTGTGGGCAGTGTCCATATTCTACTTTGGAAGCGCAAAAACCAAAAACTAAACCCTATCCCCCTCCCCAAAGATTGCCGCTGCAATGGCTGGGAAGATGGCAGCTGGGACCAAGAAGGCAAGGGCTTTCTTTTGGCCTGCCGCCAATGGACACATCCCGTTTACCTCAATAAAAAAGGAGTTGGTGGCCAACTCAAAGGCCCCCAAACCTTCACTTTCCCTCCCGATATCCTCAGTTTTTCGCCTGATGGGAAATACTTGGCGGTGGGTTCGCATTATGGCCCAAATGTCCGAATATTAAAAACAAAACAGCCCAATTGGCGGCTAGATTTACCGCCCAATGATAGCATTTTAAGCTATTATCAAGTTCGTTTTTCACCTGATGGAAACTACCTTTTGGCCCTTCCCTCCTCCTATCAGCATAAAGCGGGCGTGCAGCCGCTCTACAGCTTTCCAAAGCTAGAGCGACAGCCCCAACGACTCGAAAAACATTATTTAGATGCCTGCTTTACCCCCGATAGTCGCGCGATTTTGGGCATTCATTACCGCAAAAACAATGTCTTTGATTACGTTCTGGAACGCTGTCCCATCCATAATTATCGAGGAGCAACGGCAGCGGAATGGGAACAACTATTAAAGAAAGAGGGGCAGCCTTTTATCCCCCTGCTGTGGCAAAGCCATTCGATAAATTTGGCCCATTGGCTGAATGGGCGAGTTAGCAAGCTGCTGCCTGCCCCTGCGGTTCGAGGCTATGACAATAAGAGCGCCCTGATGTCTGAGCACTGTTTTGGCGGCTTTACGGCCAAGCAAAACTATTATGCGGGCATCGGTCAAAACGGCCACCTCTATCTCTATGATGGCCAAACTGGACAGCCCAAGGCGGTGGTTCCCTTTCAGGGGAGGGCCGTTTCGCATACGGCCATCAGCCCCGATGGCCGCTATATTGCGGTAATCAGTTGGGAGGGCCTGATTTCCCTTTATGAGGTCCCTAAGCAGCTTAGAAATTAG
- a CDS encoding acyl-CoA dehydrogenase family protein yields the protein MATTTSKKVLGGGEFLLEQIGYENIFTKEERTEEQNMVLNMLQDFIDKEVAPNTAKIEKLDIELTKELLKKAGDLGLLGTSFPEEYGGFMQDFSTNMTITEYLAHTRSFSLSVGAHTGIGMLPILYFGNEEQKSKYLPSLVAGDKFAAYCLTEPDSGSDALAAKTKAVLNEAGTHYILNGQKMWITNAGFADVFVVFAKIDGEKFTGFIVEKAWEGVSLGAEEMKLGIKGSSTRQVFFENVEVPVENVLGQIGKGHKIAFNILNIGRIKLAAGVLGASKSVVKHAVGYANERKQFGQSIGNFGAIKHKLGEQATRIWVTEAAVHRASKAIDHVEHQLQAEGKTLGESLLGAAEEYAIECAILKVRGSECLDYVVDEGLQIYGGMGYSEEAPMASAYRDSRINRIFEGTNEINRMLSVDMLLKKAMKGELDMMTPAMAIQKELMSFSLQKAAPEGLLEAELLQVQNLKKCFLAVSGMTAQELMMGLKDEQEILMNMADVMAEIYLAESAILRAQKLASIRGEAAVADQIAMSRIYLNDATERIAFSARQAVASWADGDKKKTLMLAIKRYCKQEFINTKALRRQIADSLLAANDYCYQD from the coding sequence ATGGCTACGACAACTAGCAAAAAAGTACTGGGCGGTGGAGAATTTCTCCTTGAGCAGATCGGTTACGAAAACATTTTTACCAAAGAAGAACGCACAGAGGAGCAGAACATGGTCCTCAATATGCTACAAGATTTTATTGATAAGGAAGTAGCACCCAATACGGCCAAAATTGAAAAACTAGATATCGAGTTGACCAAAGAACTGCTTAAAAAAGCAGGTGATTTGGGCCTTTTGGGGACTTCTTTCCCCGAGGAGTACGGTGGATTTATGCAAGATTTTTCTACCAACATGACCATTACCGAATATCTAGCGCATACGCGCTCTTTTTCTCTTTCTGTGGGCGCACATACGGGGATCGGGATGCTTCCCATTCTTTATTTTGGAAATGAAGAGCAGAAAAGCAAATACTTGCCTAGCCTAGTCGCTGGCGATAAATTTGCCGCTTATTGCCTTACAGAGCCCGATTCTGGCTCAGATGCTTTGGCCGCAAAAACGAAGGCCGTCTTGAATGAAGCAGGCACACATTACATCCTTAATGGACAAAAAATGTGGATTACTAACGCGGGTTTCGCTGATGTCTTCGTGGTTTTTGCTAAAATCGATGGCGAGAAATTCACGGGCTTTATCGTAGAAAAAGCTTGGGAAGGCGTTAGCTTGGGAGCCGAGGAAATGAAACTCGGAATCAAAGGTTCTTCTACTCGTCAGGTGTTTTTCGAAAATGTAGAGGTTCCTGTTGAGAATGTTTTGGGCCAAATTGGAAAAGGCCACAAAATCGCTTTTAATATCTTGAACATTGGCCGTATTAAACTAGCGGCTGGCGTTTTGGGCGCTTCTAAGTCTGTGGTGAAGCATGCTGTAGGTTACGCTAATGAGCGCAAGCAATTTGGCCAATCTATCGGTAACTTTGGCGCAATTAAGCACAAATTGGGCGAGCAAGCTACTCGCATTTGGGTTACTGAAGCCGCTGTACATCGTGCAAGCAAAGCTATTGATCATGTAGAGCACCAACTCCAAGCAGAGGGCAAAACTTTGGGCGAATCACTACTAGGTGCTGCCGAAGAGTACGCTATCGAATGCGCAATCCTCAAGGTGCGCGGCTCAGAATGTTTGGATTATGTGGTGGATGAAGGCCTCCAAATTTATGGCGGTATGGGCTACTCTGAAGAGGCGCCTATGGCTAGCGCTTATCGCGATTCTCGAATTAACCGCATTTTTGAAGGAACCAACGAAATCAACCGCATGCTTTCGGTAGATATGCTCCTCAAAAAGGCTATGAAAGGCGAGTTGGACATGATGACGCCCGCTATGGCGATCCAAAAAGAATTGATGTCTTTCTCTTTGCAAAAAGCAGCTCCCGAAGGATTGCTAGAAGCCGAATTGCTACAGGTCCAAAACCTCAAAAAATGTTTCTTGGCCGTTTCTGGTATGACCGCTCAAGAACTCATGATGGGCCTCAAAGATGAGCAAGAAATCTTGATGAATATGGCTGATGTAATGGCTGAAATCTACTTGGCAGAATCCGCTATTTTGCGCGCTCAAAAGTTGGCTAGTATCCGTGGAGAAGCCGCTGTGGCCGACCAAATTGCCATGAGCCGCATTTACCTCAATGATGCCACCGAACGCATCGCTTTCTCTGCCCGCCAAGCAGTGGCTTCTTGGGCCGATGGCGACAAAAAGAAGACGCTAATGCTCGCTATCAAACGCTATTGCAAGCAAGAGTTTATCAATACTAAGGCGCTTCGTCGCCAAATTGCAGACAGCCTACTTGCTGCCAACGACTACTGCTACCAAGACTAG
- a CDS encoding regulatory protein RecX, whose protein sequence is MSKPPYISYEAALAKLQSFCAYQERCHQEVRQKLLDLGVYGERLDEIIADLIEDNFLNEERFAHAFAGGKFRVKSWGRLRIQRELKAKNVSAYCIRKALKNELPEEEYFPKLLDLLRKKNRLLHKGDYYSRSKKLAQYAQYRGYEAHLIWEAIKIVLNEEEEE, encoded by the coding sequence ATGTCTAAACCACCTTATATTAGTTATGAGGCCGCTCTGGCCAAACTACAAAGCTTTTGCGCTTATCAAGAGCGCTGCCATCAAGAGGTCCGCCAAAAACTCTTGGACCTAGGCGTCTATGGCGAACGCCTAGACGAAATTATAGCCGACCTAATCGAAGATAATTTCCTTAATGAAGAGCGTTTTGCCCATGCTTTTGCTGGCGGGAAATTCCGAGTTAAAAGCTGGGGCCGCCTACGCATCCAAAGAGAACTCAAGGCCAAAAATGTCTCGGCTTATTGTATCCGCAAGGCCCTCAAAAATGAGCTACCCGAAGAGGAATATTTTCCCAAATTGCTGGATCTATTGCGCAAGAAAAACCGCCTTCTCCATAAGGGAGATTATTATAGCCGCTCTAAAAAATTGGCCCAATATGCTCAATATAGAGGCTATGAGGCCCATCTCATTTGGGAGGCCATCAAAATCGTTTTAAACGAAGAAGAGGAAGAATAA
- a CDS encoding PrsW family intramembrane metalloprotease, with protein MDYYLLALSVLPGLAICYYIWWRDKHEPEPKHLLFFCFLFGMLSTVPAIFLETLGQNMGIIADENLVKTFAFAVGVVGFSEEFCKFLFLRYFIYPKKEFDEPMDGIVYSVMVSMGFATLENILYVTQGGYEVAFLRMFTAVPAHAAFAVIMGYFVGLGKFHLHKGKESLFLLKGLALAALVHGLYDFFIFQVNFPSLQYLTFVVLFVAIFITFPMIKHLQHISPHKEEPNDVY; from the coding sequence ATGGATTACTATCTCTTGGCCCTCTCGGTCTTGCCGGGCTTGGCTATCTGCTATTATATCTGGTGGCGCGACAAGCACGAACCAGAACCCAAACACCTCCTCTTTTTCTGTTTCCTTTTTGGCATGCTGAGCACCGTTCCCGCTATTTTTCTCGAAACCCTAGGCCAAAATATGGGCATCATCGCCGATGAGAATTTAGTCAAAACTTTTGCCTTTGCCGTTGGCGTAGTCGGCTTTAGCGAGGAGTTCTGCAAGTTTCTATTTCTCCGCTATTTTATCTATCCCAAAAAAGAATTTGATGAGCCAATGGATGGCATTGTCTATTCTGTTATGGTGAGTATGGGCTTTGCCACCCTCGAAAATATTCTCTACGTGACCCAAGGCGGCTATGAAGTCGCTTTTCTACGCATGTTTACTGCCGTTCCCGCTCATGCCGCTTTTGCCGTGATTATGGGCTATTTTGTGGGCCTTGGCAAATTTCACTTGCACAAAGGCAAAGAAAGCCTTTTCTTGCTCAAAGGGCTGGCCCTGGCCGCACTGGTCCATGGCCTCTACGATTTCTTTATCTTTCAGGTCAATTTCCCCAGCCTGCAATACCTTACTTTTGTGGTCCTTTTTGTGGCGATTTTCATCACTTTCCCCATGATTAAGCACCTCCAACATATTTCGCCCCATAAAGAAGAACCCAATGATGTTTATTAA
- a CDS encoding PrsW family intramembrane metalloprotease: protein MLDLLLLSGLAILPSLVLILFLYGLSYKAPPPIPLMLIACLFGVISTYPAIKMEEFGIYDLGMLLQGDLWTSFTFSFLIVAFSEETLKYIFLRYYLYPKKEFAVPLDGIVYAACIGLGFAAAENFLYLVIRLEDLEQAYSLAYRRMFTALPAHAAFGVVMGYFMGLARFQTKREVFFLLLALLLPIILHGLYDFFIFQELSKVLTIFTEITLAISLLLGAFMIRAHRHYKRRAEKGPPPFIEL from the coding sequence ATGCTAGACCTCCTCTTATTGTCGGGCCTAGCCATTTTGCCTAGTCTCGTCCTAATTCTTTTCCTCTATGGGCTCAGCTATAAAGCTCCGCCCCCCATCCCCCTTATGCTTATTGCCTGCCTTTTTGGCGTCATTAGCACCTATCCCGCCATCAAAATGGAGGAGTTTGGGATCTATGATTTAGGTATGCTTTTACAAGGCGATCTCTGGACCAGTTTTACCTTCTCGTTCCTAATCGTAGCCTTTAGCGAAGAAACCCTCAAGTATATTTTTTTACGCTATTACCTCTATCCCAAAAAAGAGTTTGCTGTCCCCCTCGATGGCATTGTTTACGCTGCCTGTATCGGTTTGGGCTTTGCCGCTGCCGAAAATTTTCTCTATCTCGTTATCCGATTAGAAGATCTTGAACAAGCCTATTCCCTAGCCTACCGCCGAATGTTTACCGCCCTGCCCGCTCATGCCGCTTTTGGGGTCGTAATGGGCTATTTTATGGGCCTTGCCCGCTTTCAAACTAAAAGAGAAGTCTTTTTTTTACTCCTAGCCCTCCTCCTTCCTATTATTCTACACGGCCTATACGACTTCTTCATTTTTCAAGAATTATCTAAAGTTTTAACTATATTTACCGAGATAACCTTGGCCATTTCGCTACTCTTGGGCGCCTTCATGATTCGCGCCCATCGGCATTATAAAAGAAGAGCAGAGAAAGGCCCTCCCCCATTTATTGAGCTATAA
- a CDS encoding HIT family protein — MPSIFSKIISGEIPAYKLAETEDFLAFLDISPVEKGHALVIPKKEIDYIFELENEELAQLHIFAKKVALAIEKVVPCKRIGMAVVGLEVPHVHIHLIPLQGLGSINFTKERVQLAKEEFADLAQKIQLALTEQH, encoded by the coding sequence ATGCCTAGCATTTTTAGTAAAATTATCAGCGGTGAAATTCCCGCCTACAAACTAGCCGAAACCGAAGACTTTTTGGCTTTCCTCGATATTTCGCCCGTAGAAAAGGGCCATGCTCTCGTTATTCCAAAAAAGGAAATCGATTATATTTTCGAGCTAGAAAATGAGGAACTTGCCCAACTCCATATTTTCGCAAAAAAGGTAGCTCTAGCTATCGAAAAAGTGGTCCCTTGCAAACGCATTGGCATGGCGGTAGTTGGCCTAGAGGTTCCTCATGTACACATCCACTTGATTCCGCTTCAAGGTCTAGGCTCTATCAATTTCACTAAAGAAAGAGTACAGCTCGCCAAAGAAGAATTTGCCGATTTGGCCCAAAAAATTCAGCTTGCCTTAACCGAGCAGCACTAG
- a CDS encoding PSP1 domain-containing protein: MGCSNCSSTGGCSSTGCGDNGNCNSGGCNKLNTFDWLANMEMPDMAQLDLVELSFKDNMRKAFYRLPPYLQIHTGDLVAVESKSGGYDIGRVSLMGELVRLQMKKKRVKPNAILPNVLRTANERDLERLAEARAAEQETMVKARLLARELELDMKIGAVEYQGDRRKATFYYTADGRVDFRELIRIFAREFRVKIEMRQIGARQESALIGGLGPCGRELCCSTWLTDFKSVSTTAARYQNLAINQSKLSGQCGRLKCCLNFELNTYLDALKTFPKHIHRLETEQGTAQLLKTDIFKRIMYFAYQKEFGGMEVFPLSVERVEEIAAQNKKGQKPYHLSEFIVDNKTSHHFNKEAGPDDFVDGSGSLELSELKEDQKRNNRKRKRKRKPKNPNASNQRPQGPKSAENKTKPTRPKSNRKKRPRNSQNNKAKHDANKK, translated from the coding sequence ATGGGATGTTCGAATTGTTCCAGTACTGGCGGTTGTAGCAGTACTGGTTGTGGAGATAACGGAAACTGTAACAGCGGAGGCTGTAATAAACTCAATACTTTTGATTGGCTGGCCAATATGGAAATGCCCGATATGGCCCAACTAGATCTGGTAGAACTTTCTTTTAAAGACAATATGCGTAAGGCTTTTTACCGCCTTCCTCCTTATTTACAAATTCATACAGGCGACCTAGTAGCCGTAGAAAGTAAATCTGGAGGCTATGATATTGGCCGAGTGAGTCTAATGGGCGAATTGGTTCGCCTGCAAATGAAAAAGAAAAGGGTTAAACCCAATGCTATCCTCCCCAATGTGCTCCGCACAGCCAATGAACGAGATTTGGAACGCCTAGCCGAGGCTAGAGCTGCCGAACAAGAAACAATGGTGAAAGCTCGACTTTTGGCCCGCGAGTTAGAACTCGATATGAAAATTGGTGCCGTAGAATACCAAGGGGACCGGCGAAAAGCCACTTTCTATTATACCGCTGATGGCCGAGTCGATTTTCGCGAATTGATCCGCATCTTTGCTAGAGAGTTCCGCGTGAAAATTGAAATGCGCCAAATTGGAGCCCGCCAAGAATCTGCCCTTATCGGCGGCCTTGGCCCCTGTGGCCGCGAACTCTGCTGCTCTACCTGGCTAACCGATTTTAAATCGGTCTCTACCACAGCCGCACGCTACCAAAATTTGGCCATCAACCAATCTAAATTATCTGGCCAATGCGGGCGCCTCAAATGTTGCCTCAACTTTGAGCTGAATACCTACCTCGATGCCCTCAAAACCTTTCCCAAACATATTCACCGCCTAGAAACAGAACAGGGGACAGCCCAACTCCTTAAAACCGATATCTTTAAGCGAATTATGTACTTCGCTTACCAAAAAGAATTTGGCGGAATGGAGGTTTTTCCCCTTTCTGTAGAACGAGTAGAGGAAATTGCTGCCCAAAATAAAAAAGGACAAAAACCCTATCACCTCTCTGAGTTTATTGTGGATAATAAAACAAGCCACCACTTTAATAAGGAAGCCGGCCCCGATGATTTTGTCGATGGCTCCGGTAGCCTAGAATTAAGCGAACTCAAAGAAGATCAAAAACGAAATAATCGCAAACGAAAACGCAAGCGAAAACCTAAAAATCCTAACGCCTCCAATCAACGGCCACAAGGGCCAAAATCAGCAGAGAATAAAACGAAGCCTACTCGCCCAAAAAGCAATCGTAAAAAACGCCCCCGAAACTCGCAAAATAATAAAGCGAAGCATGATGCTAACAAAAAATAA
- a CDS encoding gliding motility lipoprotein GldH, whose amino-acid sequence MMLTKNNWLPFMLLPLLALFTSCQDYLYEEEQAIKEAVWTYAEPLEFTLPITDTTLAYNLYLEIKHKQDYEFENVYSLLKVQMPDGKLNERQVSLELASPKGKWEGECQGEFCQRRLIFMPNIKFDQLGNYKIEFQQYSRQDSLAGIASLKLLLETAKAAPES is encoded by the coding sequence ATGATGCTAACAAAAAATAACTGGCTCCCTTTTATGTTGTTGCCACTCTTGGCCCTATTTACTAGCTGCCAAGATTACCTTTATGAAGAAGAACAAGCTATTAAGGAGGCAGTCTGGACCTATGCCGAACCGCTTGAATTTACACTCCCTATCACAGATACTACTCTGGCCTATAATCTCTACTTAGAAATTAAACATAAGCAGGATTATGAGTTCGAAAATGTCTATAGCTTACTTAAAGTCCAAATGCCCGACGGTAAGCTCAATGAACGACAGGTTTCTCTCGAACTCGCTAGCCCTAAAGGCAAATGGGAGGGCGAATGCCAAGGCGAGTTCTGCCAACGTCGCCTTATCTTTATGCCCAATATTAAGTTTGATCAATTGGGCAATTATAAAATTGAGTTTCAACAGTATAGCCGCCAAGATTCACTGGCCGGCATCGCTAGCCTTAAACTCCTTCTAGAAACCGCAAAAGCTGCTCCCGAATCCTAA